A window from Anopheles merus strain MAF unplaced genomic scaffold, AmerM5.1 LNR4000606, whole genome shotgun sequence encodes these proteins:
- the LOC121602759 gene encoding LOW QUALITY PROTEIN: limbic system-associated membrane protein-like (The sequence of the model RefSeq protein was modified relative to this genomic sequence to represent the inferred CDS: inserted 2 bases in 2 codons), with protein sequence NSSQYVLAWKRDIAVLTAGNVKVTVNPRIRLMPVQAHTDPHGSLSTGYNLEIRDVRNSDAGDYICQIGSMEXKEIVHTLEILVPPKIDYISPSNKMDIHKGAPIRMECRASGNPTPKIVWSRKNNMMPNGEANKTGNVLDILHANRHTSGHYKCTADNRVGQPDTREVFVNVLYPPEIEVEQPTVHSGIGHEAQLVCIVHGEPTPSVVWYQDTTQXGITEQFSQQNRGNKYSLVIRNVTYSDIGNYTCQASNALGKDRGTLSLSGLPTLCYFDSPTLSSYRDQYNISWTVQSYSPIREYRLFFRLASKSMHLLHHENPLDNHIYSDRPRQCHGGDQWENVVIPEMNDYGAPNHFYNLVPPYATYQPTIRHRMSFQLKNLKPASNYEARVQARNDHGWNKLSSIFHFSTRSEDMELEPSAQPAVHGAGLLDKGLLSSSDASTITGTHLHKSWTLSIFIVLITTHLLPSLYHAALSVV encoded by the exons AAACTCTAGTCAATATGTGCTGGCATGGAAACGCGACATTGCCGTACTAACGGCTGGAAATGTGAAGGTTACCGTTAATCCGAGAATTCGCTTAATGCCAGTGCAAGCGCATACTGATCCACATGGATCGTTGTCAACCGGGTATAACTTAGAAATCCGAGACGTGCGCAATTCGGATGCTGGGGACTACATTTGTCAGATTGGTTCGATGG CGAAAGAAATTGTACATACACTTGAAATTTTAGTACCTCCAAAAATAGACTACATTTCACCATCGAACAAAATGGACATTCATAAAGGAGCACCGATACGCATGGAATGTCGAGCATCCGGTAATCCGACTCCAAAAATTGTGTGGTCCAGAAAG AATAACATGATGCCAAATGGAGAGGCAAACAAGACGGGCAACGTACTCGACATACTGCATGCTAACCGACACACCAGTGGTCATTACAAATGTACTGCAGATAATCGTGTCGGTCAACCGGACACCAGAGAGGTTTTCGTAAATGTATTAT ATCCTCCAGAAATTGAAGTAGAACAACCAACTGTGCATAGTGGAATCGGTCACGAGGCTCAGCTGGTGTGTATCGTTCATGGAGAGCCTACGCCAAGTGTGGTCTGGTATCAAGACACTACTC TCGGAATAACAGAGCAGTTCTCACAACAG AATCGGGGCAACAAGTACAGTCTCGTTATTCGTAATGTTACATACTCAGATATTGGGAACTACACTTGTCAGGCATCGAACGCTCTTGGCAAAGACCGTGGCACGCTGTCCCTCAGCGGATTGCCAACGCTATGTTACTTTGACTCG CCAACACTCAGCAGCTATCGAGATCAGTACAACATCTCCTGGACTGTACAAAGCTACTCTCCAATCCGCGAATATCGTCTGTTCTTCCGGCTTGCCTCGAAAAGCATGCATCTTTTGCACCACGAGAACCCCCTTGACAATCACATCTACAGTGATCGACCA CGTCAGTGCCACGGTGGCGACCAGTGGGAAAACGTTGTCATACCGGAGATGAATGATTACGGTGCACCCAATCACTTCTACAATTTGGTGCCTCCGTACGCCACGTACCAACCCACTATTCGGCATCGGATGAGCTTTCAGCTGAAGAACCTCAAACCAGCTAGCAACTATGAAGCACGGGTACAGGCGCGGAACGATCATGGTTGGAACAAGCTGTCGAGTATATTTCACTTCTCCACTCGTTCGGAAG ATATGGAACTGGAGCCATCCGCACAACCTGCCGTCCACGGTGCCGGGTTGCTAGATAAGGGACTGCTGAGCAGCAGCGATGCTAGTACGATCACAGGCACTCATTTACATAAATCATGGACACTTTCCATTTTCATCGTATTAATTACCACACACCTACTGCCGTCGTTGTATCACGCTGCCTTATCGGTGGTATGA